The nucleotide window CGGTATACGGGAACAAGGAGATAGTGTATAGGGACTTGAGGAAGTACACCTTTTCCTCGTTTAGAAAGAACGTAGAGTCCTTAGCGTCATCGCTTCAGAAAATCGGCGTAAAACCTGGAGATAAGGTAGCAGTCGTGGACTGGGACACTGACGTTTACATGACAGCCTATTATGCGGTTCCCATGATTGGTGCAGTACTTCACACAGTAAACATAAGATATCCTCCTGAAGTGATGCTAAAGACCGTGATTCACGCTGAGGACAGATGGGCAATAGTTAGGGACGAGTTTGTGCCCCTTCTGGAAAAGGGGAAGAGTTTCCTCACAAACATCAAGGGAGTGATAACCTACAGCGACAATAAAGAGAAGGTGAAGACTTCGTTCTCTACCTTCGACTTCTGGGAACTCCAAAACTCTGGGGAAGAGGTAAAGCCAGTCGACGTCAGGGAGGACGCTCAGGCGACTATATTTTACACGTCTGGTACTACAGGCGACCCCAAGGGAGTCTGGTTCACCCATAGAGACCTGGTCCTCCACTCCATGAGCGTCGCGCTCACCACGAGCAAACCACCTCTCAAGACTTCCCAGGACGACGTCTTCATGATTTTGGTACCAATGTTCCACGTACACCAGTGGGGCTTCCCTTACGTAACTATGCTGGTCGGTTCAAATTACGTATTGCCAGGTCGTTACGACCCTGCGATGGAAATTAACTTAATGAAAAGGGAGAAGGTCACGTTTTCCGCCATGGTCCCAACAATCCTTTACATGATACTTTCCCACCCAGAAGCTGCAAGGAACCAGGACGTGTTCAAGGGGTGGAAGGTCATGATAGGGGGCTCAGCGCTGCCTAGCGGGTTGGCTTACATGGCCAGGAAGTCTGGAATAAATATCGCTGTGGGCTACGGCATGTCGGAAACAGCCCCAGTTCTCACAGTAGCCTATTACACCCCAGAGGTGGAGAAGCTGGGCGAAGAGGAAAGATTCCTTCAACAGATAAAGACAGGGGTTCCCATACCTTTGGCTCAAGTGAAAGTAATAGACGAAAACGGTAAGGAAGTACCCAGGGACGAGAAAACTGTGGGTGAGATAGTTGCCAGAGCCCCTTGGCTAACTAGGTCGTACTACAAGGACCCTGAGAGGACTGAGAAGCTGTGGAAAGGAGACTGGTTGCACACAGGGGATCTAGCCATAGTGGACAAGCTAGGGTACATAAGGATAGTGGACAGGGATAAGGACTCCATAAAGAGCGGTGGTGAGTTCATTCCCTCCCTGATCTTAGAGGACATTATATCAAACCATCCTAAAGTGGGCGAAGTTGCAGTTGTAGGGGTCAAGGACGAGAAATGGGGAGAGAGACCAGTCGCTTTCGTAGTCCCCAAGGGAGATGTGAAGGAGGAGGAGTTAAGGGAGTACCTAATTAAGCATGTGAACGAGGGGAAGCTCCAAAAGTGGTGGATCCCAGACAAGTTCATCTTCGTGAAGGAGTTCCCTAAGACCTCAACAAACAAGATAGATAAAAAAGCGTTGAGACAGACTTTGTCCAGTTGATTTATGCCTTAGAAAGATGGACGTTTTTTATCAACGCGTACGGGTACACTCCAGGGAGGGGTGCATCCCACCAAGCTACAGAGTACCTCTCCTTGGAAAGTTCGTAGATGTTGGAGAGCAAGTTACCGAGCTTGTCAGCAATTCTAACCCTACCTGCTACGCCCACTGGCTTTCCGTTCCTTATGACTAGAGTCGCATCTCTACCTACAGTGGAGAACTGACCTTCCGTCCTGTTCTGAAACCTTGTGTACCAATTGTTATTGAACAGGATTACGTTTCCGTCCATAAGCGAGCCTTCCCCCACCTCGCCAGGAGAGACCTCTAAAGTCCAAGGTCTCGGGTAAACCCAACCTGCGTTACCTGTGCTCTTCATATCCATTACCTCAGCAACTTCCAGGTTTAGGAGTGGGGAAACGTACTTCCCCCTCTCTACGATTGATTTGTTCATAGTTGGGACAGCCTCGTCGTCGAACTCCCAGGAGTTGAGCTCCTCCCCCTTGGGTATGTCCCTCAAGGTGAACTTCTCGCTCGCCACTTGTTCTCCAATTCTTTTGTTGGATAGAAAACTATTACCCGTTATGATGGAGTAGCCTGAAGCCAGGTACGCAGTGGACATCATGAGGTTCCCCATGGTAAGTGGGGAGAGAATCA belongs to Metallosphaera tengchongensis and includes:
- a CDS encoding long-chain fatty acid--CoA ligase, coding for MGFYNYNLTIDKILDYGSTVYGNKEIVYRDLRKYTFSSFRKNVESLASSLQKIGVKPGDKVAVVDWDTDVYMTAYYAVPMIGAVLHTVNIRYPPEVMLKTVIHAEDRWAIVRDEFVPLLEKGKSFLTNIKGVITYSDNKEKVKTSFSTFDFWELQNSGEEVKPVDVREDAQATIFYTSGTTGDPKGVWFTHRDLVLHSMSVALTTSKPPLKTSQDDVFMILVPMFHVHQWGFPYVTMLVGSNYVLPGRYDPAMEINLMKREKVTFSAMVPTILYMILSHPEAARNQDVFKGWKVMIGGSALPSGLAYMARKSGINIAVGYGMSETAPVLTVAYYTPEVEKLGEEERFLQQIKTGVPIPLAQVKVIDENGKEVPRDEKTVGEIVARAPWLTRSYYKDPERTEKLWKGDWLHTGDLAIVDKLGYIRIVDRDKDSIKSGGEFIPSLILEDIISNHPKVGEVAVVGVKDEKWGERPVAFVVPKGDVKEEELREYLIKHVNEGKLQKWWIPDKFIFVKEFPKTSTNKIDKKALRQTLSS
- a CDS encoding TldD/PmbA family protein, translated to MDALKNVDQYAILEISSTSLVVKVVESKVEAVQRLKDRYFNVLLRKGRKFLVTKVTSMDNLEGNLAILDNLPDSKVVPSVLERSGKFSFSKTDQGIMNFMGDASRVAPLLNSRFPIYGTLTSTVITKRLVTSSGFEGEETRTWFQGYFRAKNGDYSGQWAFASTDYDERKIKASLERAEEFASYTGKIDVSDGVYDVILSPLTMGNLMMSTAYLASGYSIITGNSFLSNKRIGEQVASEKFTLRDIPKGEELNSWEFDDEAVPTMNKSIVERGKYVSPLLNLEVAEVMDMKSTGNAGWVYPRPWTLEVSPGEVGEGSLMDGNVILFNNNWYTRFQNRTEGQFSTVGRDATLVIRNGKPVGVAGRVRIADKLGNLLSNIYELSKERYSVAWWDAPLPGVYPYALIKNVHLSKA